One genomic segment of Arcobacter porcinus includes these proteins:
- a CDS encoding methyl-accepting chemotaxis protein, giving the protein MNMNSIRVKLLFITIVPFIIGIFILSGINFEKTEITLNETLTKFESIITKEKEALVKQQFEVARTLIDTVIKQENNLESAKKQVIELLSGIRYLDDKSGYFFAYEKRGEDYYFSFHPAIPKLTNTKTNISAPDVKGYAFREDLIKYAKDRKYVTYHYENPATKEVVLKMASSLYIPEFNWILVTGIYADDIEREISALKIQIEDDINTLFWIAIIVTVLLSIILVLIILPSINKIILKPLNIFQNTLEIFFKYLNGESDKVNRIKNYSKDEIGQMSKTLDHNIDIARKEIDDNNLFIENSIEILTKFQKGDLSLRLDINVDDKHLIKLKSVINQMAEELEKNIQNILKVVNEYSKYKYTSKVDTSKFSNHILELANGVNNLGSSITYMLNENKKNGDTLSSSSNTLLKNVEKLNDSSTSTAANLEETAASLEQMTANLRSSTEGVQDMARIASNVTSKAKDGQNLANQTTLAMEEINNQISSINEAISVIDNIAFQTNILSLNAAVEAATAGEAGKGFAVVAQEVRNLANRSAEAAKEIKDIVELATRKALDGKEVSTQMINGYTELNKDITDTIELIKNFENSSKEQLAGIEQINNAVSILDQKTQQNAAVTLETKEIALSTNKIANLIIEDVNKKEF; this is encoded by the coding sequence ATGAACATGAATTCAATAAGAGTAAAATTGTTATTTATAACTATTGTACCATTCATTATAGGTATTTTTATTCTTTCAGGTATAAATTTTGAGAAAACTGAGATTACTCTAAATGAAACTCTAACAAAGTTCGAAAGTATCATAACAAAAGAGAAAGAAGCTTTAGTAAAACAGCAATTTGAAGTTGCTAGAACTCTAATTGACACAGTTATAAAACAAGAAAACAATTTAGAATCTGCAAAAAAACAAGTTATAGAACTTCTTAGTGGAATAAGATATTTAGATGATAAAAGTGGTTACTTTTTTGCTTATGAGAAAAGAGGAGAAGATTATTATTTCTCATTTCATCCAGCAATTCCAAAACTAACAAATACAAAAACAAATATAAGTGCACCTGATGTAAAAGGTTATGCTTTTAGAGAAGATTTAATCAAATATGCAAAAGATAGAAAATATGTAACTTATCACTATGAAAATCCAGCTACAAAAGAAGTTGTATTAAAAATGGCATCTTCTTTATATATTCCAGAGTTTAATTGGATTTTAGTAACTGGAATATATGCAGATGATATTGAAAGAGAAATCTCAGCTTTAAAAATACAAATTGAAGATGATATAAATACTCTATTTTGGATAGCAATTATAGTTACAGTTTTATTAAGTATTATTTTAGTTTTAATTATTCTTCCTTCTATAAATAAAATTATATTAAAACCTCTAAATATATTTCAAAATACTTTAGAAATATTTTTTAAATACCTAAACGGAGAAAGCGATAAAGTAAATAGAATTAAGAATTATTCAAAAGATGAGATTGGACAAATGTCAAAAACTCTTGATCATAATATTGATATTGCTAGAAAAGAGATTGATGATAATAATCTATTTATAGAAAATAGTATTGAAATATTAACAAAATTTCAAAAAGGTGATTTATCTCTAAGATTAGATATAAATGTTGATGATAAACATCTTATAAAATTAAAATCTGTTATAAATCAAATGGCTGAAGAGTTAGAAAAAAATATTCAAAATATTTTAAAAGTAGTAAATGAATATAGTAAATATAAATATACTTCAAAGGTTGATACTTCTAAGTTTTCAAATCATATTTTAGAATTAGCAAATGGTGTAAATAATCTTGGTAGTTCAATTACTTATATGCTAAATGAAAACAAAAAAAATGGTGATACCTTATCTTCTAGCTCTAATACTCTTTTAAAGAATGTTGAAAAACTAAATGACTCTTCTACAAGTACAGCTGCAAATCTTGAGGAAACAGCTGCTTCTTTAGAGCAAATGACTGCAAATTTAAGAAGTAGTACAGAAGGTGTTCAAGATATGGCAAGAATTGCTTCAAATGTTACAAGTAAAGCAAAAGATGGTCAAAACCTTGCAAATCAAACTACTTTGGCTATGGAAGAGATAAATAATCAAATTAGTTCTATAAATGAAGCTATAAGTGTGATTGATAATATTGCATTTCAAACAAATATTTTAAGTTTAAATGCAGCTGTTGAAGCAGCAACTGCTGGTGAAGCTGGAAAAGGTTTTGCTGTTGTTGCCCAAGAAGTAAGAAATCTTGCAAATAGAAGTGCTGAAGCTGCAAAAGAGATTAAAGATATTGTTGAACTTGCAACAAGAAAAGCATTAGATGGAAAAGAAGTTTCAACTCAAATGATAAATGGATATACAGAATTAAATAAAGATATTACAGATACTATTGAGCTAATAAAGAATTTCGAAAATTCAAGCAAAGAGCAGTTGGCAGGAATTGAACAGATAAATAATGCTGTTTCAATATTGGATCAAAAAACACAACAAAATGCTGCTGTAACTTTAGAGACAAAAGAGATAGCACTTTCTACAAATAAAATAGCAAATCTTATAATAGAAGATGTAAATAAGAAAGAGTTTTAA